GCGACCCTGGGCGGGGCGAGGGCGCTCGATCTCGATGACAGGATTGGAACGTTCCGGGCCGGCAACGAGGCCGATTTTGTGGTGCTCAATCCCAGGGCAACACCGATCCTCAAATTCCGGGAACAGCGTTCCCGCTCGATCGAAGAAACGCTCTTTGTGCTGATGACAATGGGCGACGACCGGGCTGTGACGGCGACCTATGTCGCAGGACGGCCGGCGCATGCGCTCTCATCCGTTGATTCCTGAGACCGCCCGGCGCATGGTCCGGCCGCGAGGAGAATTGTGGATAAACGCTTGATTCCAAACCCAGTCGTGGATCTCGGCGGGGCGCGCTTCGGCAACGATTTACCGTTGGCGCTGATTGCCGGCCCATGCCAGCTTGAGAGCCGCGACCATGCCGTCGAGATGGCCTCCGCGCTGAAAGAGATCGCGGCCCGGCTCGGCATCGGCCTCGTCTATAAAACCTCGTTCGACAAGGCGAACCGCACCAGCGCCCGGGGCGCGCGCGGCCTTGGCCTTGAAGCCTCGCTGCCGATCTTTGCGGATATCCGCTCGTCGCTCGGCCTGCCGGTGCTCACCGACATTCACGACATCTCGCAATGCGCCCCGGTCGCGCAAGCGGTCGATATCCTGCAGATCCCCGCGTTCCTGTGCCGCCAGACCGACCTTCTCATTGCCGCGGCAGAGACCGGCCGCGTCGTGAATGTGAAGAAGGGGCAATTCCTCGCACCCTGGGACATGAAGAACGTGGTCGAAAAGATCACCGGCGCCGGCAATGCCAAAGTGCTGGTGACGGAACGCGGTGCCTCGTTCGGCTACAACACGCTCGTCTCCGACATGCGCGCCTTGCCCGAACTCGCCAAGACCGGCGCGCCGGTGATTTTCGATGCCACCCATTCGGTGCAGCAGCCCGGCGGACAGGGCACGTCATCCGGCGGTCAACGCGAATTCGTGCCGGTGCTGGCACGCGCGGCTGTCGCGGTCGGCATTGCCGGTGTGTTTATCGAAACGCACCAGGACCCCGACCACGCGCCATCGGACGGGCCCAACATGATTGCCCTCAAAGACCTTGAACCCCTCCTGACAAAATTGATGGCGTTCGACCGCCTCGCAAAAAGCTGACGCGGATGGCGTGCAAAACGCACGCTGGTTCGACAACTTGATTCTCCGACATGAATAACCGCGAACTCGCCGTCATCGCTCTGCTCGTCTTTGTGACGTCGCTGTTCACGCGTTCGGTCGACCCCGTCATTCCGCAAATCGCCGATGGACTGCTGGTCAATGTCGGCACGGCGGCGTTGCTGTCGACGGCGTTCGCGCTGCCTTATGCGATCGTACAACCAGTCCTCGGTGCGCTCGCCGACATGATGAGCAAGACGCGGCTGATGAGTATCTGTCTCGTGTTGCTGGTCTTGTCCGCCGTGGTGAGCGCTCTCGCACCGAACTTTACGGTGCTGGCGATCTCCAGAGTCGCGGCAGGCATCGCCTCGGGCGGTATTTTTCCAACCTCGCTGGCCCTGGCAGGCGATCGCATTCCGGTGGCGCAGCGGCAGGTTGCGATTGGCCGGCTTTTGGCCGCGACCATGACCGGCAATCTTCTGGGTGCGTCGCTGGCCGGCGTCGTCGGCGATCTGGCCGGCTGGCGTGCGGTGTTCGTCGTGGTCGGCTCGATGGGCGCACTTTGCATCGTCGCGATTGTGATCGGATTTCGCAGCAGCCCGCCGGAAACAACGAAGGGCTTCGATTTGTCGACGCTTGGTCCAAACTACCGGGCCATTTTCGGCAATCCACTCGCCAAATATTGCTTCGGCGCAGTGTTCATCGAAGCCCTGGTGGTGTTCGGCATCTTCCCGCACATGGCCGCGCTGCTGCATGAGGCCGGCGAAAGCCGCGCCTCGATCGCTGGTATCGTGCTTGCGGGGTTTGGTATCGGCGCCGTCATTTACACTTTCTGTGTGGGCTGGCTGTTGTCGTTATTGGGCGAACGGAAGATGATGATCGGGGGCGGGCTGATCATGGCGGCCTTCTGCCTGATCCTGACCTGGCGTCTGCCCTGGCCGCTGGAATTTGCCAATTTTGCGATGCTCGGCTTTGGCTTTTACTGGCTGCATGGCTGCATCCAGGTTTATGCCACCGAACTGGCGCCAACAGCGCGCGGCTCGACCATGGCGCTGCATTCGGCGGCCTTCTTTTTAGGGCAGGCGGTCGGACCGGTCGTTTACGGTCTCGGCTTTTCCCGCGTGGGCACGACGCCGATGCTGGTGGGCGGAGCGATCATCATTGCTGCGGTCGGATATATCTGCGCGCGGCGTCTGTACCACCCGAAACCGAAAACCTAACCGCGGCCTCGATAGGGCGCGACGCCCTGATCCGGCACCCAGACGCCATTCGGTAATTTTCCGGCCTGCCAGAACACGTCGATCGGCATGCCACCACGCGGATACCAGTAACCGCCGATGCGGAGCCAACGCGGTTTCAGCAGCGAGACCAGTCGCTTGCCGATAGAAACGGTGCAGTCTTCGTGGAACGAGCCGTGATTTCTGAATGAGTTCAAGTAGAGCTTTAAGGACTTCGACTCGACCAGAAACTTGTTCGGCACATAGTCGATGACAAAGTGCGCGAAATCCGGCTGGCCGGTAATCGGGCACAGCGCGGTGAATTCCGGCATCGTGAAGCGCGCGACGTAATTCGTATCCGGATGCGGGTTGTCCACCCGGTCGAGCACCGCCTCATCCGGCGATGCCGGCAGCGCGGTCGCACGGCCGAGTTGCAGGGCGGGGTTGGGCAGAACCTGTGATGTCTTCTTTCGGGCCATAGGGGCTCTTAGCGCGCTCCTTCCGGCCGCGCCAGCACCTCCCTTCTTGGTGCTCGCAACATCGATCTTGGCCTGTTTCACGGTATGCAGGCACTCTTGCGTGAGCGCTTTGATGCTGTACAAGCGGCGCGAATTCCTTCCATCCCCGCAACGCCGGAATCCTGAATGACTGCGATCGTCAACATCGTCGGCCGTGAAATCCTCGACAGCCGTGGCAATCCCACCGTCGAAGTGGATGTGTTGCTGGAAGACGGCTCGCTCGGCCGCGCGGCGGTACCGTCCGGTGCCTCTACAGGCGCGCATGAGGCGGTCGAATTGCGGGACGGGGACAAGGCCCGCTATCTCGGCAAGGGCGTCCGCAAGGCGGTGGATGCGGTTGATGGTGAAATCTTCGACGCCATCGGCGGTATGGATGCGGAAGATCAGGTCCAGATCGACGAGACGATGATCGCGCTCGACGGCACGCCCAACAAGGCGCGGCTCGGCGCCAACGCCTTGCTCGGCGTTTCGCTGGCGACGGCCAAGGCGGCGGCAATCTCCAGCGGTCTGCCGCTCTATCGTTACGTGGGCGGCGCTGCGGCGCGCGTTCTGCCGGTGCCGATGATGAACATCGTCAATGGCGGCGCGCATGCCGACAACCCGATCGACTTCCAGGAATTCATGGTGATGCCGGTCGGCGCGAATTCATTCGCCGAAGCTTTGCGGATGGGTGCCGAGATTTTCCACACGCTCAAGGCGGCGCTGAAGCAGGCTGGTCACAATACCAATGTCGGCGACGAGGGCGGCTTCGCCCCGAACCTGCCAAGCGCGGAAGCGGCGCTCGATTTCGTCATGCAGGCGATCACCAAGGCTGGCTTCAAGGCCGGCGACGATGTGTTGCTAGCGCTCGATTGCGCTTCAACCGAATTCTTCAAGGATGGCGCCTATCACTACGGCGGCGAAGGCAAAGTGCGCAGCATCCAGCAGCAGGTCGATTACCTGGCCCAGCTTGTCTCGAAATATCCGATCGCCTCGATCGAGGACGGCATGGCCGAAGACGATTTCGACGGCTGGAAGCTGTTGACCAAGACCATCGGCGCGAAATGCCAGCTCGTCGGCGATGACCTCTTTGTCACCAACGTCACACGGCTGGCCGACGGCATCGCCCAAGGCATGGCCAACTCGATCCTGGTGAAGGTCAACCAGATCGGCACGCTGACCGAAACGCTCGCCGCCGTCGAAATGGCGCACAAGGCCGGTTACACAGCGGTGATGTCGCATCGTTCGGGCGAAACAGAAGATTCGACCATCGCCGATCTCGCCGTCGCCACCAATTGCGGACAGATCAAGACCGGTTCGCTCGCGCGCTCCGATCGTACAGCGAAGTATAATCAATTGCTGCGCATCGAGCAGGAACTTGGCCCGCAAGCAAAATATCCTGGCCGCGCGGCGCTGAGGGCGCGTGCTTAACGTACTATCTTAATAGCGCCTTAAGAGCCTGCGGGCATGTTGCTGCAATGGTCTCACGCAGACGCGCACGGGGAATTCTGACCGCGCTCGGCCTTTATGTCTTGGCCGCGGCGATGATCGGCTATTTCTGGATGCACGCCTATAGCGGCCAGCGCGGCTTGCATGCCAAGCACGAGATCGAACAGCAGATGTCGGAGCTGACCGCCGAGCTGGACCGCCTGAAGGTTGAGCATGGCCAGTGGGAGCGGAAAGTGGCGCTGCTGCGGCCCAGCGGTATCGATCCGGACCTGCTGGACGAGCGCGCCCGTACACTTTTGAACCTCTCGCATCCGAACGACTTGATCATGATGGTCAAGGGCAAATAAAGGCGAGTCACTGGCAAAGTGGACCGGTTCTGTGCTCGAACGGGCGCAGATGAGAAAAAAGATATTCCTGCCACCTCAGGCATTTGGCCGCATATTCAGCATTGCGGACAGCGCATGGCGCGTGCTTTTAACCGCCATGAAATTCGGCTAAGGGTCTGCGTCGAACCGCTGTGCGGAACATTTTAGGGAGCGTCATGGCCGTAGCCAAAAAGTCGCCGGCGGTATCTGCCGATACACCCACGAAACCCGTCGAATTCAGCAAGGAGCAGGAGCTCTCTGCCTACCGCGACATGCTGCTGATTCGCCGCTTTGAGGAAAAGGCCGGCCAGATGTATGGCATGGGCCTGATCGGCGGCTTCTGCCACCTCTATATCGGCCAGGAAGCCGTCGTGGTGGGCATGCAGATGGCCCTGAAGGACGGCGACCAGGTCATCACCGGTTACCGCGATCACGGCCACATGCTGGCCTGTGGAATGGACTCAAAGGGCGTGATGGCCGAACTGACCGGCCGCCGCGGGGGCTATTCCAAGGGCAAGGGCGGCTCGATGCACATGTTCTCGGTCGAGAAGTCCTTCTATGGCGGCCACGGCATCGTTGGTGCGCAGGTCTCGCTGGGAACGGGTCTGGCCTTTTCCAACCGCTATCGCGGCAACGATCATGTCTGCCTGACCTATTTCGGCGATGGCGCGGCCAATCAGGGGCAGGTCTATGAGAGCTTCAATATGGCGGAGCTCTGGAAGCTGCCGGTAATCTACATCATCGAGAACAACCGTTACGCCATGGGCACCTCGGTGCAGCGCTCGTCAGCCCAGCAGGATTTCTCCAAGCGCGGCGCTTCTTTCAACATTCCCGGCGAACAGGTCGATGGCATGGATGTGCGCGCGGTCAAGGCCGCAGGCGACAAGGCTGTCGCGTGGTGCCGCGAAGGCAACGGTCCATACATCCTCGAGATGCAGACCTATCGCTATCGCGGTCATTCGATGTCGGACCCGGCAAAATATCGCACCCGTGACGAAGTCGAGAAGGTGCGGTCGGAACAGGATCCGATCGAACAGGTCCGTCAGCGTCTTTTGAAGAACAAATGGGCAAGCGAAGACGACCTGAAGCAGATCGATGCCAAGGTGCGCGCCACCGTCAATGAAGCGGCAGAATTCGCAACGCACGATCCCGAACCCGATCCGTCCGAGCTTTACACCGATGTCCTTCGTCAAGCGTCCTAACATTGCCGTTGGTTGAATAGAGAGCGTCCATGCCGATAGAAGTCCTGATGCCCGCGCTCTCGCCCACGATGGAGAAGGGCAACCTTGCCAAGTGGCTGAAGAAGGAAGGCGACACGGTAAAGTCCGGCGATGTCATCGCCGAGATCGAAACCGACAAGGCGACGATGGAAGTCGAAGCCGTCGACGAGGGTAAACTCGGAAAGATCCTTGTCGCCGAAGGCACGCCCGATGTTGCCGTGAATACGCCGATCGCCGTTCTCCTTGGCGAAGGGGAAGACGCTTCCGCGATCAAGATCGATGCTGTCCCGGTGGCGAAAGCCGACCGTGCGAACGATCAGCAGCGGTTCGATGAATCCGACGCACCCGATGCGCCGAAATCGGAACAGCTAAAAGACAAGGACGAACCGGTTTCCGCCGTCGCTTCCCCGCCGAAGGTCGAGGTTTTGCCCGAACCCGACGTGCCCGAAGGCACGGAGATGGTGACGCAGACGGTGCGCGAAGCCTTGCGCGACGCCATGGCCGAAGAGATGCGGCGCGACGAAAAGGTCTTCGTCATGGGCGAAGAGGTCGCCGAATATCAGGGCGCCTACAAGGTGACGCAGGGTCTATTGCAGGAATTCGGCGCACGGCGCGTCGTCGATACGCCGATCACCGAGCATGGCTTTGCCGGTCTCGGCGTCGGTGCTGCACTCGCGGGCCTGAAGCCGATTGTCGAATTTATGACCTTCAACTTCGCCATGCAGGCGATCGACCAGATCATCAATTCGGCGGCGAAGACGCTTTACATGTCCGGCGGCCAGATGGGCGCCTCGATCGTGTTCCGCGGACCAAATGGTGCCGCCGCACGCGTTGCCGCGCAACACAGTCAGGATTACTCGTCCTGGTATTCACACATTCCGGGCTTGATCGTGATCGCGCCTTATACGGCGGCGGATGCGAAGGGTCTTTTGAAGGCCGCGATCCGCAATCCGAACCCGGTCATCTTCCTGGAAAACGAAATCCTCTACGGTCATTCGTTCCCGGTTCCCAAGCTCGACGATTATGTGCTGCCGATCGGCAAAGCCAAGGTCGTGCGTCCAGGCAACCATGTCACCATCGTTTCTTTCTCCATGGGCATGACCTACGCACTCAAGGCCGCCGAAGAACTCGCCAAGAAGCACATCATGGCGGAGGTGATCGATCTGCGCACGCTGCGTCCGCTCGACGATGCAACGATCATCGAGTCGGTGAAGAAAACCGGACGCCTGATCACGGTGGAAGAAGGTTGGCCGCAATCGGGCATCGGCGCGGAGATTTCCGCCCGCGTGATGGAAAAGGCGTTCGATTATCTCGATGCGCCGGTGATCCGTATTTCCGGCAAAGACGTGCCGATGCCTTATGCCGCCAATCTCGAGAAGCTGGCGCTGCCGTCGGTCGATGAGATCATCGAGGCGGCCAAGGCCGTCACGTATCGCTGATCGGAGCTAAGCCAACATGCCGATCGACATTCTCATGCCCGCTCTGTCGCCGACGATGGAAAAGGGCAATCTGGCCAAGTGGCTGAAGAAAGAGGGCGACGCGGTCAAATCCGGCGACGTCATTGCGGAGATCGAGACCGACAAGGCGACAATGGAAGTCGAAGCGGTCGACGAGGGGACCTTGGCGAAAATCGTCGTGCCCGAAGGCACGGCCGATGTGCCGGTCAATCAGGTGATCGCGGTCCTCGCCGGTGAGGGCGAAGATGTGAAGGCGACAGCATCGGGCGCGAAAGCGGCTCCGGCTGCTGCTCCAAAGCCGCAAGCGAAGACCGACGAGACGCCGAAGGCCGCGCCTGCACCACAAGCCGCGCCTGTCGCAGCTCCCGCTGCATCGGCCAAGCCGGCTGCTGCACCTCAGCCTGCCGAACCTTCCGGTAGCAATGGCCGCGTTTTCTCGTCGCCTCTGGCGCGCCGACTGGCCAAGGAAGCCGGGATCGACATCGCCGCCGTCCAAGGATCGGGGCCGCATGGCCGCGTCATCGCCCGCGATATCGATTCCGCAAAATCCGGCAAAGGCCTGAAGGCCCCGGCACAACCCGGTGCCGCGCCTGCGCCGCAGATCGCACCCGCCATGGGCGACGACAAGATCCGCGCGCTCTATGCCGACGGCACCTACGAAGTCATCCCGCACGATAATATGCGCAAGGTGATCGCGCAGCGGCTGACGGCCTCGACGCAGACCATTCCGCATTTCTACCTGACGATCGACTGCAATATCGGCAAGCTCACCGCCGCGCGCGAAGAGATCAACGCGCAGGCGCCAAAGGACAAGGAAGGCAAGCCGGCCTACAAGCTCTCGGTCAACGACTTCGTCATCAAGGCGCTGGCGCTGGCCTTGCAACGCATTCCGGATGCCAATGTGAGCTGGACCGAGTCCGGCATGCTCAAACACAAGCATTCCGATATCGGCGTCGCGGTCGCGCTGCCGGGCGGCCTGATCACGCCGATCGTGCGCAATGCCGAAACGAAATCGCTGTCGACCATTTCGAACCAGATGAAGGACATGGCGGCGCGGGCTCGCAATCGCAAACTCAAGCCGGAAGAATACCAGGGCGGCACCAGCTCTGTATCCAACCTCGGCATGTACGGCATCAAGGACTTCACCGCGGTGATCAACCCGCCGCACGCGACGATCCTCGCCGTCGGCACGGGCGAGGAGCGCGCGATCGTCAAGAACGGCAAGATCGAAGCGGCGATGATGATGAGCGTCACGCTGTCCTGCGACCACCGCGCCGTCGATGGTGCGCTCGGCGCGGAATTGCTGGTCGCGTTCAAGACGCTGATCGAAAATCCAGTGATGATGGTTGTCTAGTTCAAAAATGAAAATCCGGACACAAGATCCGAGCTAAACGGGAGAAAACGCTTCAACGAGGGAGGGCCTTAAAGTGAGCAACGAAGGCGTTAAAGTCGTTCGTGAGCCGCACAAGAAAAAGACTACACTGCAAAAACTGAAGTCCCTGACCCGCCGCGCGATCCTGCACCGCGGGGCTCTGGCCGGCCTTTTGGCACTGACGCCAGTGCCGTTGCTGGCACAGGCCGAATATCCCAACAAACCCATCCGCGTCGTCGTGCCATTCCCGGCCGGCGGCACAACCGACATGCTGGCGCGGCTCCTGACACAGAAGATGGGAGAGTCGCTTGGCCAGTCATTCGTGGTCGAGAATGTTGGCGGAGCCGGTGGTTCGCTCGGTGCCGAGCAGATCGCGAGAGCTGCGCCCGACGGCTATTCGCTGCTGTTCCACAATCTGACCTTCTCCACAACGACGTCGTCGCTGCAATATGCGGGGCGCTCACGCCACGACATCGAGAAGGATTTCGTGCCGATCTCGGTCGGCGCCTATGTGCCGATGCTGCTGCTCGCGCATCCTTCGGTGCCGGCCAAGGACCTGAAGGAGTTCGTCGCCATTGCCAAGACATCGAAAGACCCGATGTTCTACGGCTCGACCGGGCCGGGCAGTGTGATGAACTTCTCCGGTGAACTCTTGAAGCGGGACGCCGGCATCAAGCTCGACCACGTCCCGTTCAAGGGCGCCGCCCCCCTGGTGCAGGAGCTTTTGTCCGGCCGTATCCAGTTCGGTGGCGATCAGCTGTCGACCTCGTTGCAACATGCCAAGGCTGGCGCGTTGCGACCGCTTGCTGTTCAAAGTGCAACGCGTTCGTCGGCCTTACCGGATGTGCCGACGGTGCGCGAACAGGGCTTTGCATTCCTAGAGCTGCAAGGCTGGAATGGCTTCTTCGCGCCGGCCGGTACACCCGATGCGATCGTCGCCCGCCTTCACAAGGCGATCGTCGCGGCATCACAGGCGCCCGACGTCCGTGCGAAGATGGCGATGGTCGGCGCTGAGCCTGGTGGCTCATCGCAGGAAGAGATGCGGCAAATGCTGCGCGAACAGGTTTCGAAGGTGAAGCCTGTGATAGAGGATTTGAAACTTATCGTGCAGTGATCTTTCGGAGTTGATGCCGGGCAACCCTCAGCCCGGCGTTAACCCTTTGGACTTGATGACGGTTTGCGCTTCGGGCGATTGCAGATAGGTCAGCATCGCCTTGACGAGGTCCGGCGCGCTGTTGCGAGCCACCGCACCCATGGAGAATTGCGTCACCTGATCGAGTTCTGCCGGCAGCGGGCCGACCAGCTCGGCGCCTTCGACTGCGATCAATTCGGGGATCTGCTGGACCGCGATATCGGCTTCACCGCGCACGACAAAACCAGCCGCGGGAGAGCCATTCCTCGCCTTGGCCTTGATCTCGTCGGTGATGCCGAGTTTCGTCAAAACATTCTCAAAAGCATTTCCGCTCAAGCCACCGGCCGAATAGGCAACCGCCTTGGCATCCAGCAAGGCCCGCTTGACGGCGTCCGGGGTGGAAATGTCCGGCTTGGGCGTTCCCGCCTTGATCGAGAGGCCGACCTGTGCCCGCGCGATGTTGACCCTGGGGCCCGAGACCTTGTCGGCCTTGATCAGCGCATCGATGTTATCGGCATTGGCAATGATCAGGTCGGCGGGCTCCCCATTGGCAAGCCGCTTCACGAGCTGGCCGGATGGCGCAACGGCAATGACGACGGTATGACCCGTGGCCTTCTCGAAGCGCGGGCCAAGCTCCTGCAACGAGGTCCGCAGCGCCTGCGTGCAAAAGACCCGGATCTCGCCGGCCGTGGCCGGCTGAGGCGACAGTCCAGCCATCAAAGATATTCCCAGTAAAAGGGCCACAGGTGCCCGGTGCATTGAAACCTCCCGGAATGTTTTCTTTGCAGCCTAGACCTGCTATCCGGCGGCCTCAATAACTCTCGTCGAAAGCCGGCCAGCGACTAGATCTTTGGTCGCCCGCACCGCCGGACCAGCAAGGAGCCCGATCGCCGCATGACCGAAAGCAATTTCGATATCATCATCATCGGCTCTGGCCCGGGCGGTTACGTCACCGCCATTCGCGCTGCACAACTTGGCTTCAAGACGGCGATCGTCGAGCGCGACTTCCTGGGCGGTATTTGCTCGAACTGGGGCTGCATCCCGACCAAGGCGCTGCTGCGCTCTGCTGAAATTTACCACTACATGCAGCATGCCAAGGATTACGGGCTGTCGGCCGACAATGTCTCGTTCGATGCCGCCGCCGTCATCAAGCGCTCGCGCGGCGTCGCCGGCCGGATGAATTCTGGCGTTGGCTTTCTGATGAAGAAAAACAAGGTCAGCATCATCTGGGGCGAAGCCACGATCGATGCGCCGGGCAAGATTACCGTCAAGGCCAGCAAGACCGAGGCGCCGAAAGGCGCGCTCGGCCCCGGCACCTATCAGGCCAAGCATATCATCATCGCTACCGGCGCGCGGCCGCGCGTGCTGCCGGGCCTCGAGCCGGACAAGAAGCTGGTCTGGACCTATTTCGAGGCGATGAACCCGGACAAGATGCCGAAGTCGCTGCTGGTCGTCGGCTCGGGCGCGATCGGCATCGAGTTCGCGAGCTTCTATCGCACCATGGGCGCCGAGGTGACGGTCGTCGAGGTGCTGCCGCAGATCCTGCCGGTCGAAGATGCCGAGATCGCGGCCTTCGCACGCAAGCAATTCGAAAAGCAGGGCATGAAGATCATGTCCGGCGCCAAGGTGACCAAGCTCGACAAGAAGGCCGACAGCGTCACCGCGACCATCGATGACGGGAAGGGCGGAACGCAGACGCTAACCGTCGATCGCGTGATCGCCGCCGTCGGCGTCGTCGGCAATATCGAAAATATCGGCCTGGAAAAACTCGGTGTGAAAACCGACCGCGGCGCCATCGTCATCGACGGAATGTGCCGCACCAATGTGCCGGGCATCTACGCCATCGGTGACGTGGCCGGTCCGCCCATGCTTGCACACAAGGCCGAGCATGAAGGCGTGATCTGCGTTGAGGCGATCAAGGGCCTGCATCCGCATCCGATGGACAAGCATCTCATTCCCGGCTGCACCTATTGCTCGCCGCAGACCGCCTCGGTCGGTCTGACTGAACAGGCTGCCAAGGACAAGAAGCTCGATATCCGTGTCGGCCGTTTTCCCTTCATCGGCAATGGCAAGGCGATCGCACTCGGCGAGGATCAGGGCCTCGTGAAAGTCATCTTCGACAAGAAGACCGGCCAGCTTCTCGGCGCGCATCTCGTCGGCGCCGAGGTGACCGAATTGATTCAGGGCTTTGTCGTCGCGATGAACCTGGAGACGACTGAAGAAGAATTGATGCATACTATCTTCCCGCACCCGACCTTGTCGGAAACGATGAAGGAAGCGGTGCTCGACGCCTATGGGCGTGTGTTGAACATGTAACACCGGTGCGCCATTGGCGCGATCATTACCGGAGAGAATAAAGGGGAGGGCGGATCGAAAGATTCGCCCTTTCTCGTCAGTGATCCTTTCTCGTCAGTGAGGTACCAATCTCCGAACTTCTCTTCAGCACGATGATGACCAAGGCCGCCGATTCTCTTCGTTAGCGCAGATCGATCCTGAGCGGTGCGGACGAAGGAGACTCCGACCACACCCGTTCAAACGACACGCCTCGAAGGCCGCTGTGGCGGATGTCCTCAATCAAGTCCCGCGTGAGAAAGACA
The genomic region above belongs to Pseudorhodoplanes sinuspersici and contains:
- the kdsA gene encoding 3-deoxy-8-phosphooctulonate synthase, producing the protein MIPNPVVDLGGARFGNDLPLALIAGPCQLESRDHAVEMASALKEIAARLGIGLVYKTSFDKANRTSARGARGLGLEASLPIFADIRSSLGLPVLTDIHDISQCAPVAQAVDILQIPAFLCRQTDLLIAAAETGRVVNVKKGQFLAPWDMKNVVEKITGAGNAKVLVTERGASFGYNTLVSDMRALPELAKTGAPVIFDATHSVQQPGGQGTSSGGQREFVPVLARAAVAVGIAGVFIETHQDPDHAPSDGPNMIALKDLEPLLTKLMAFDRLAKS
- a CDS encoding MFS transporter, encoding MNNRELAVIALLVFVTSLFTRSVDPVIPQIADGLLVNVGTAALLSTAFALPYAIVQPVLGALADMMSKTRLMSICLVLLVLSAVVSALAPNFTVLAISRVAAGIASGGIFPTSLALAGDRIPVAQRQVAIGRLLAATMTGNLLGASLAGVVGDLAGWRAVFVVVGSMGALCIVAIVIGFRSSPPETTKGFDLSTLGPNYRAIFGNPLAKYCFGAVFIEALVVFGIFPHMAALLHEAGESRASIAGIVLAGFGIGAVIYTFCVGWLLSLLGERKMMIGGGLIMAAFCLILTWRLPWPLEFANFAMLGFGFYWLHGCIQVYATELAPTARGSTMALHSAAFFLGQAVGPVVYGLGFSRVGTTPMLVGGAIIIAAVGYICARRLYHPKPKT
- the queF gene encoding preQ(1) synthase — translated: MARKKTSQVLPNPALQLGRATALPASPDEAVLDRVDNPHPDTNYVARFTMPEFTALCPITGQPDFAHFVIDYVPNKFLVESKSLKLYLNSFRNHGSFHEDCTVSIGKRLVSLLKPRWLRIGGYWYPRGGMPIDVFWQAGKLPNGVWVPDQGVAPYRGRG
- the eno gene encoding phosphopyruvate hydratase, with amino-acid sequence MTAIVNIVGREILDSRGNPTVEVDVLLEDGSLGRAAVPSGASTGAHEAVELRDGDKARYLGKGVRKAVDAVDGEIFDAIGGMDAEDQVQIDETMIALDGTPNKARLGANALLGVSLATAKAAAISSGLPLYRYVGGAAARVLPVPMMNIVNGGAHADNPIDFQEFMVMPVGANSFAEALRMGAEIFHTLKAALKQAGHNTNVGDEGGFAPNLPSAEAALDFVMQAITKAGFKAGDDVLLALDCASTEFFKDGAYHYGGEGKVRSIQQQVDYLAQLVSKYPIASIEDGMAEDDFDGWKLLTKTIGAKCQLVGDDLFVTNVTRLADGIAQGMANSILVKVNQIGTLTETLAAVEMAHKAGYTAVMSHRSGETEDSTIADLAVATNCGQIKTGSLARSDRTAKYNQLLRIEQELGPQAKYPGRAALRARA
- a CDS encoding FtsB family cell division protein, with the translated sequence MVSRRRARGILTALGLYVLAAAMIGYFWMHAYSGQRGLHAKHEIEQQMSELTAELDRLKVEHGQWERKVALLRPSGIDPDLLDERARTLLNLSHPNDLIMMVKGK
- the pdhA gene encoding pyruvate dehydrogenase (acetyl-transferring) E1 component subunit alpha, producing the protein MAVAKKSPAVSADTPTKPVEFSKEQELSAYRDMLLIRRFEEKAGQMYGMGLIGGFCHLYIGQEAVVVGMQMALKDGDQVITGYRDHGHMLACGMDSKGVMAELTGRRGGYSKGKGGSMHMFSVEKSFYGGHGIVGAQVSLGTGLAFSNRYRGNDHVCLTYFGDGAANQGQVYESFNMAELWKLPVIYIIENNRYAMGTSVQRSSAQQDFSKRGASFNIPGEQVDGMDVRAVKAAGDKAVAWCREGNGPYILEMQTYRYRGHSMSDPAKYRTRDEVEKVRSEQDPIEQVRQRLLKNKWASEDDLKQIDAKVRATVNEAAEFATHDPEPDPSELYTDVLRQAS
- a CDS encoding pyruvate dehydrogenase complex E1 component subunit beta; the encoded protein is MPIEVLMPALSPTMEKGNLAKWLKKEGDTVKSGDVIAEIETDKATMEVEAVDEGKLGKILVAEGTPDVAVNTPIAVLLGEGEDASAIKIDAVPVAKADRANDQQRFDESDAPDAPKSEQLKDKDEPVSAVASPPKVEVLPEPDVPEGTEMVTQTVREALRDAMAEEMRRDEKVFVMGEEVAEYQGAYKVTQGLLQEFGARRVVDTPITEHGFAGLGVGAALAGLKPIVEFMTFNFAMQAIDQIINSAAKTLYMSGGQMGASIVFRGPNGAAARVAAQHSQDYSSWYSHIPGLIVIAPYTAADAKGLLKAAIRNPNPVIFLENEILYGHSFPVPKLDDYVLPIGKAKVVRPGNHVTIVSFSMGMTYALKAAEELAKKHIMAEVIDLRTLRPLDDATIIESVKKTGRLITVEEGWPQSGIGAEISARVMEKAFDYLDAPVIRISGKDVPMPYAANLEKLALPSVDEIIEAAKAVTYR
- a CDS encoding pyruvate dehydrogenase complex dihydrolipoamide acetyltransferase; this encodes MPIDILMPALSPTMEKGNLAKWLKKEGDAVKSGDVIAEIETDKATMEVEAVDEGTLAKIVVPEGTADVPVNQVIAVLAGEGEDVKATASGAKAAPAAAPKPQAKTDETPKAAPAPQAAPVAAPAASAKPAAAPQPAEPSGSNGRVFSSPLARRLAKEAGIDIAAVQGSGPHGRVIARDIDSAKSGKGLKAPAQPGAAPAPQIAPAMGDDKIRALYADGTYEVIPHDNMRKVIAQRLTASTQTIPHFYLTIDCNIGKLTAAREEINAQAPKDKEGKPAYKLSVNDFVIKALALALQRIPDANVSWTESGMLKHKHSDIGVAVALPGGLITPIVRNAETKSLSTISNQMKDMAARARNRKLKPEEYQGGTSSVSNLGMYGIKDFTAVINPPHATILAVGTGEERAIVKNGKIEAAMMMSVTLSCDHRAVDGALGAELLVAFKTLIENPVMMVV